One stretch of Mycobacteriales bacterium DNA includes these proteins:
- a CDS encoding WecB/TagA/CpsF family glycosyltransferase, with protein MASYVAVSASPIVTPAVATLDGRPQLFDVPLDLLDLPDTLDRLDTLVRSGGSHVHLGLNAHTVLMIREDTELRAALKAATMCSLDGMSCVWTARRLGLDVPGRVAGIDIMSALLGHAETAGWSVYFLGGTAPIVDQLAETVTARHPALRVAGWRDGYFAPADADDVVAEIAATEPTVVFLGMPSPTKELFAVRQREALGAPLIVGVGGSFDVLSGVRRRAPVWMQRAGLEWSYRLWQEPRRMAGRYLVGNPRFVALAAREVLVRRRTG; from the coding sequence ATGGCGAGCTACGTAGCGGTCAGCGCCTCCCCGATCGTCACCCCGGCCGTCGCCACCCTCGACGGCCGGCCGCAGCTGTTCGACGTGCCGCTTGACCTGCTCGACCTGCCGGACACGCTGGACCGGCTCGACACGCTGGTCCGCTCCGGCGGCTCGCATGTGCACCTCGGGCTCAACGCGCACACCGTGCTCATGATTCGCGAGGACACCGAGCTGCGGGCCGCGCTGAAGGCCGCGACGATGTGCAGCCTGGACGGGATGTCGTGCGTGTGGACGGCCCGCCGGCTCGGCCTCGACGTGCCCGGTCGGGTGGCCGGGATCGACATCATGTCGGCGCTGCTCGGCCACGCCGAGACCGCCGGCTGGTCGGTGTACTTCCTCGGCGGCACCGCCCCCATCGTGGACCAACTGGCCGAGACCGTGACCGCCCGGCACCCGGCGTTGCGGGTCGCCGGCTGGCGGGACGGCTACTTCGCGCCGGCCGACGCCGACGACGTGGTCGCCGAGATCGCGGCGACCGAGCCCACCGTCGTGTTCCTCGGCATGCCGAGCCCGACCAAGGAGCTGTTCGCCGTCCGCCAGCGGGAGGCGCTCGGCGCGCCGCTCATCGTTGGGGTCGGCGGGTCCTTCGACGTGCTCTCCGGGGTGCGGCGCCGGGCCCCGGTGTGGATGCAACGCGCCGGGCTGGAATGGAGCTACCGGCTGTGGCAGGAGCCGCGCCGGATGGCCGGCCGATACCTGGTCGGCAACCCGCGGTTCGTCGCCCTGGCCGCCCGCGAGGTCCTGGTCCGTCGCCGCACCGGCTGA
- a CDS encoding glycosyltransferase — MPGPAGRPLFVCWTRGHARSTALAAALDAEILFVADAILRPVSSPLRYLRSTWRTWRAVRRSAPASLIVMVPPTPAAVTGWLLARRRGIPLVLDLHTGAVNDPKWTWSWPAVRAVARRARLTVVTTERLAEHLRAQGIRVSAVHDPPLAATPAGRAHARPTVVVAAGWNNDEPVAALADAARRLDGIRILVTGAPPPAARDALAGLVELTGWLAEPDYLAQIAGADVVVALTTRELTMQRGGYEALDCHRPLVTSDTAVLRDFFGPAAVYTTADGAGIAAAVTEALRRPAELSAAMAALHAERLAAWPGELAALTAALSGRDR; from the coding sequence ATGCCCGGCCCGGCCGGCCGGCCGCTGTTCGTGTGCTGGACCCGCGGCCACGCGCGCAGCACCGCCCTGGCCGCCGCCCTCGACGCCGAGATCCTGTTCGTCGCCGACGCGATCCTGCGCCCGGTCAGCTCCCCGCTGCGCTACCTGCGCTCGACCTGGCGTACCTGGCGGGCGGTCCGCCGGTCGGCACCCGCCAGCCTCATCGTCATGGTGCCGCCGACCCCGGCGGCGGTCACCGGCTGGCTGCTGGCCCGGCGCCGGGGGATCCCGCTGGTCCTCGACCTGCACACCGGGGCGGTCAACGACCCGAAGTGGACCTGGTCGTGGCCGGCGGTCCGGGCCGTCGCCCGCCGGGCCCGGCTCACCGTGGTCACCACCGAGCGGCTCGCCGAGCACCTGCGGGCCCAGGGCATCCGGGTGTCGGCCGTGCACGACCCGCCGCTCGCCGCGACCCCGGCGGGGCGCGCGCACGCCCGGCCCACCGTCGTGGTCGCCGCCGGCTGGAACAACGACGAGCCGGTCGCCGCGCTCGCCGACGCCGCCCGGCGGCTCGACGGGATCCGGATCCTGGTCACCGGCGCCCCGCCCCCGGCCGCGCGGGACGCCCTCGCCGGCCTGGTCGAGCTCACCGGCTGGCTCGCCGAGCCCGACTACCTGGCGCAGATCGCCGGCGCCGACGTCGTCGTCGCCCTGACCACCCGGGAACTCACCATGCAGCGCGGCGGCTACGAGGCGCTGGACTGCCACCGGCCGCTGGTGACCAGCGACACCGCGGTGCTCCGCGACTTCTTCGGGCCGGCCGCCGTCTACACCACCGCCGACGGCGCCGGGATCGCCGCCGCGGTCACCGAGGCGCTTCGCCGGCCGGCGGAGCTGTCCGCGGCGATGGCCGCGCTGCACGCCGAACGTCTGGCTGCCTGGCCGGGGGAGCTCGCGGCGCTGACCGCGGCGCTCAGCGGGCGAGATCGGTGA
- a CDS encoding AarF/UbiB family protein, which translates to MALALHPAHLRRYRQIAGLLLRHARPGLVRAQGLDQILDETDAPGQQADAEALANELEAMGPTFVKLGQLLASRVDLLPGTYIDALARLQDDVAPFGFAEVEEIIETELAVRLSRVFEDFDPQPLAAASLGQVHRATLRGNRLVAVKVQRPGIRRQVVEDLEAVEQIATFLDEHTDRGRRYALAELVTHFRVAMLGELDYRREAANLASIGEILAEHPRLVVPRSYDDLSTGRVLTMDYIDGRKVTDISPLGRLDLDGAGLADALFRGYLTQVLAAGVFHADPHPGNVLVTTDGRLALIDLGQVARIAPGLRERLVKMFVGLADGRSDEVARMLAQLGTELDDYDEAAFGRAVADIVARVAVSGGPSLPAGTAVLELARASAEAGLRPAPELSMLGKVLLNLDQVAVTLDPDFAPEVALRKHTAEILTQGMKTTPSRLLGGLLETREFAEALPGRVNRAMDALGSGHFELRVQAFDEVEFLKGLHKLANVAAAGLVLAAIILGTAVLARTTGGRTSSIALGVFIGAALCGLALIARVVLSSRNVRPSRRR; encoded by the coding sequence ATGGCCCTCGCTTTGCACCCCGCCCACCTGCGCCGCTACCGGCAGATCGCCGGGCTGCTGCTCCGCCACGCCCGTCCTGGACTGGTCCGCGCGCAGGGTCTCGACCAGATCCTCGACGAGACCGACGCGCCGGGGCAGCAGGCCGACGCGGAGGCGCTCGCCAACGAGCTGGAGGCGATGGGGCCGACCTTCGTCAAGCTCGGGCAGCTGCTCGCGTCCCGGGTCGACCTGCTGCCGGGCACCTACATCGATGCGCTGGCCCGGCTCCAGGACGACGTCGCCCCGTTCGGCTTCGCCGAGGTCGAGGAGATCATCGAGACGGAGCTCGCGGTCCGGCTGTCCCGGGTCTTCGAGGACTTCGACCCGCAGCCGCTGGCGGCGGCCTCCCTCGGTCAGGTGCACCGCGCGACGCTGCGCGGGAACCGGCTGGTCGCGGTGAAGGTGCAGCGCCCCGGGATCCGCCGCCAGGTCGTTGAAGATCTCGAAGCGGTGGAGCAGATCGCGACTTTCCTCGACGAGCACACCGACCGCGGTCGACGTTATGCCCTTGCCGAACTGGTCACCCACTTCCGGGTGGCGATGCTCGGGGAGCTGGACTACCGGCGGGAGGCGGCGAACCTCGCCTCGATCGGCGAGATCCTCGCCGAGCATCCCCGGCTCGTCGTGCCGCGCTCCTACGACGACCTGTCGACCGGACGGGTGCTGACGATGGACTACATCGACGGCCGGAAGGTCACCGACATCTCCCCGCTCGGCCGGCTCGACCTCGACGGCGCCGGGCTCGCGGATGCGCTGTTTCGCGGGTACCTCACCCAGGTGCTCGCCGCGGGCGTCTTCCATGCCGACCCGCACCCCGGGAACGTGCTGGTCACCACCGACGGCCGGCTCGCCCTCATCGACCTCGGGCAGGTGGCGCGGATCGCCCCCGGGCTGCGGGAGCGGCTGGTCAAGATGTTCGTCGGGCTCGCCGACGGCCGCTCCGACGAGGTGGCCCGGATGCTCGCGCAGCTCGGCACCGAGCTGGACGACTACGACGAGGCGGCGTTCGGCCGGGCGGTTGCGGACATCGTGGCGCGCGTCGCCGTGTCCGGGGGCCCGTCGCTTCCGGCCGGCACCGCGGTCCTCGAGCTGGCCCGGGCCTCCGCGGAGGCCGGGTTGCGACCGGCCCCGGAGCTGTCCATGCTCGGGAAGGTGCTGCTGAACCTCGACCAGGTCGCGGTCACCCTCGACCCGGACTTCGCGCCGGAGGTGGCGCTGCGCAAGCACACCGCCGAGATCCTCACCCAGGGGATGAAGACCACCCCGAGCCGCCTGCTCGGCGGCCTGCTCGAGACCCGGGAGTTCGCCGAGGCCCTCCCCGGCCGGGTCAACCGGGCGATGGACGCCCTCGGCAGCGGGCACTTCGAGCTGCGGGTGCAGGCGTTCGACGAGGTCGAGTTCCTCAAGGGGCTGCACAAGCTGGCGAACGTCGCGGCCGCCGGGCTGGTGCTCGCCGCGATCATCCTGGGGACGGCGGTGCTCGCCCGGACCACCGGCGGGCGGACCTCGAGCATCGCGCTCGGCGTGTTCATCGGGGCCGCGTTGTGCGGGCTGGCGCTGATCGCCCGGGTCGTGCTCTCCAGCCGCAACGTGCGGCCGAGTCGGCGGCGTTGA
- a CDS encoding glycosyltransferase produces the protein MNDRLDVVVLHGAIWAELETAALRWRFVAPRLLSLGLAERVTVVDFPHFRRRAMLDPRFPLVRELGRDATGFRVLDATVPGGDRPRPVDRVGWARVGRAIAAALGPAAGRRIAISASPLWVPVLAHLDVDRRGFDAEDDWRCYDGVAHLAGRVGDGYRRAAGLDAVTANSGELVARLWADFGLAVTHVGNGVDRGAFAHPGPPPAGLPDRPFAVYVGTIQSRVDLGMLEAAARRLGAELPVVLAGPAGPEFTARLDAGPWTWLGPVPHEQVPGLLAAAAVGLLPHRRNAFTDSMEPLKLLEYLAAGLPVVASRVAGVNGWGPAVTVVDSGTEMADAVRAAAQAPPDPARSRQLVADRDWDDVTRRLLARHAGG, from the coding sequence GTGAACGACCGGCTCGATGTCGTCGTCCTGCACGGGGCGATCTGGGCGGAGCTGGAGACGGCCGCACTGCGCTGGCGGTTCGTCGCCCCCCGCCTGCTTTCGCTCGGCCTCGCCGAGCGGGTCACCGTCGTCGACTTCCCGCACTTCCGGCGCCGGGCGATGCTCGACCCGAGGTTCCCGCTGGTCCGGGAGCTGGGTCGGGACGCCACCGGGTTCCGGGTGCTCGACGCCACCGTCCCGGGTGGCGACCGGCCCAGGCCGGTCGATCGGGTCGGCTGGGCGAGGGTCGGCCGAGCCATCGCCGCGGCGCTCGGCCCGGCGGCGGGTCGGCGGATCGCCATCTCGGCGAGCCCGCTGTGGGTGCCGGTGCTGGCCCATCTCGACGTCGACCGGCGCGGCTTCGACGCCGAAGACGACTGGCGCTGCTACGACGGGGTGGCCCACCTGGCCGGCCGGGTCGGCGACGGTTACCGGCGGGCCGCCGGCCTCGATGCGGTGACCGCGAACTCGGGAGAGCTGGTCGCGCGGCTGTGGGCCGACTTCGGCCTGGCCGTCACCCACGTCGGCAACGGGGTCGACCGCGGCGCGTTCGCCCACCCCGGCCCGCCCCCCGCCGGGCTGCCGGACCGCCCGTTCGCGGTCTACGTCGGAACGATCCAGTCCCGGGTCGATCTGGGGATGCTGGAGGCCGCCGCCCGCCGGCTCGGCGCGGAGCTGCCGGTCGTGCTCGCCGGTCCGGCCGGACCGGAGTTCACCGCCCGGCTCGACGCCGGACCGTGGACCTGGCTGGGCCCGGTGCCGCACGAGCAGGTCCCCGGACTGCTCGCCGCCGCCGCGGTCGGGTTGCTCCCGCACCGGCGGAACGCGTTCACCGACAGCATGGAGCCGCTCAAGCTGCTCGAGTACCTGGCCGCCGGCCTGCCGGTGGTGGCTTCCCGGGTGGCCGGCGTGAACGGATGGGGGCCGGCGGTGACCGTCGTCGACAGCGGCACGGAGATGGCCGACGCGGTGCGCGCCGCGGCGCAGGCCCCGCCCGACCCGGCCAGGTCCCGCCAGCTGGTCGCGGACCGCGATTGGGACGACGTCACCCGCCGGCTGCTCGCCCGGCACGCGGGGGGATGA
- a CDS encoding GDP-mannose 4,6-dehydratase, whose amino-acid sequence MPRALVTGITGQDGLYLAELLVAKGYDVFGLVRGQGNPKLANVERLVPQVRLVEGDLRDLPSLIGAMEVAQPDEVYNLGAVSFVGTSWRRAELIGDVTGMGALRVLEAVRVVFGNDPGRVRCYQASSSEMFGKAREVPQVETTPFHPRSPYGVAKTYGHYMALNYRESYGMFASCGILFNHESPRRPTEFVTRKVSRGVARIALGLDSTISLGNLDGRRDWGFAGDYVAAMWSMLQQPAPGDFVVATGVTHSIRDLIDVAFARVGIEDWGPFVRQDPCLFRPAEVELLVGDAGKARAELGWEPTVAFRELIAMMVDADLAAERALLATSPRLVE is encoded by the coding sequence ATGCCTAGGGCGCTGGTCACCGGGATCACCGGGCAGGACGGGCTGTACCTCGCGGAGCTCCTCGTCGCGAAGGGCTACGACGTGTTCGGCCTGGTCCGCGGGCAGGGCAACCCGAAGCTCGCGAACGTCGAGCGGCTGGTCCCGCAGGTCCGGCTCGTCGAGGGGGATCTGCGCGACCTGCCGAGCCTGATCGGCGCGATGGAGGTCGCCCAGCCCGACGAGGTGTACAACCTCGGGGCGGTGAGCTTCGTCGGAACCTCGTGGCGGCGGGCGGAGCTGATCGGCGACGTCACCGGGATGGGAGCCCTGCGGGTCCTCGAGGCGGTTCGCGTGGTCTTCGGGAACGACCCCGGCCGGGTCCGGTGCTACCAGGCGTCCAGCTCGGAGATGTTCGGGAAGGCCCGCGAAGTGCCGCAGGTCGAGACGACGCCGTTCCACCCGCGGTCCCCGTACGGGGTGGCCAAGACCTACGGGCATTACATGGCCCTGAACTACCGCGAGTCCTACGGGATGTTCGCCTCCTGCGGGATCCTGTTCAACCACGAGAGCCCGCGGCGCCCGACCGAGTTCGTCACCCGCAAGGTGAGCCGCGGGGTGGCCCGGATCGCCCTCGGTCTGGACTCGACGATCAGTCTGGGGAACCTCGACGGCCGCCGGGACTGGGGGTTCGCCGGCGACTACGTCGCCGCGATGTGGTCGATGCTCCAGCAACCCGCCCCCGGGGATTTCGTCGTGGCCACCGGTGTCACCCACTCGATCCGCGATCTCATCGACGTCGCGTTCGCCCGGGTCGGCATCGAGGACTGGGGCCCGTTCGTCCGCCAGGACCCGTGCCTGTTCCGTCCCGCCGAGGTCGAGCTGCTCGTCGGGGACGCCGGGAAGGCCCGGGCGGAGCTGGGATGGGAACCGACGGTGGCTTTCCGCGAGCTCATCGCGATGATGGTCGACGCGGACCTGGCGGCCGAGCGCGCGCTGCTCGCCACGTCGCCGCGACTCGTCGAGTAG
- a CDS encoding DUF4143 domain-containing protein — protein MTHPQLPPADFTSGYVPRVIDDELDELLPQLPAVLLDGPKAVGKTATASQRARTVWRLDRPEEREIAEADSELVLTGDRPVLIDEWQRVPAVWEAVRRAVDASPLGGQYLLTGSAPSGGTHSGAGRISALRLRPLTLPERGVVRPSVSLRTLLAGEVAEVAGASAVRVANYTDLILGSGFPGFQGLAGRALTAQLDGYVDRIVDTDLEEAGLKVRRPTTVRAWLRAYAAATATTSSWETIRNAATGGMHDKPARTTTLPYIDALTRLRILDEVDPWLPGNNRFKRLAQAAKHHLADPALACRLADVSRADLLRGRGGAVAIPRNGTFLGALFESLTALSVRVFAQAADARVAHLRTRDGDHEVDLIVERNDGRVLAIETKLSATVSDRDVRHLRWLRNVIGDQLLDAAVVTTGSHAYRRSDGIAVLPLGVLGP, from the coding sequence GTGACCCACCCGCAGCTGCCTCCAGCTGATTTCACCTCCGGGTACGTGCCCCGCGTTATCGACGACGAGCTGGACGAGCTGCTCCCGCAGCTGCCTGCAGTACTCCTCGACGGGCCCAAGGCCGTGGGCAAGACCGCCACCGCGTCCCAACGTGCTCGCACCGTCTGGCGGCTGGACCGGCCGGAGGAACGCGAGATCGCCGAGGCAGACAGTGAACTGGTCTTGACGGGCGACCGACCCGTGCTCATCGACGAGTGGCAACGGGTGCCCGCGGTCTGGGAGGCGGTCAGGCGCGCGGTCGACGCGTCCCCGCTCGGTGGGCAGTACCTCCTCACCGGTTCCGCTCCGTCCGGCGGCACGCACTCTGGCGCCGGGCGGATCAGCGCACTGCGACTCCGCCCGCTCACGCTCCCCGAGCGCGGTGTGGTGCGACCGTCGGTGAGCTTGCGGACGCTGCTCGCCGGTGAGGTCGCCGAGGTAGCCGGCGCCTCGGCCGTGCGCGTGGCGAACTACACAGACCTCATACTCGGCTCGGGCTTTCCCGGCTTCCAGGGCCTGGCCGGTCGGGCGCTGACAGCGCAGCTCGACGGCTACGTGGACCGCATCGTGGATACGGACTTGGAGGAGGCCGGACTGAAGGTTCGCCGGCCCACCACCGTCCGGGCATGGCTGCGTGCCTACGCCGCCGCGACCGCGACCACCAGCTCATGGGAGACGATCCGCAACGCGGCAACCGGTGGGATGCACGACAAGCCCGCGAGAACGACGACGCTTCCGTATATCGACGCGTTGACCCGGCTTCGCATCCTCGACGAGGTGGACCCGTGGCTGCCCGGGAACAACCGCTTCAAGCGCTTGGCGCAGGCGGCCAAGCACCACCTCGCCGACCCTGCGCTTGCCTGCCGGCTCGCGGACGTCAGCCGAGCCGACTTGCTCCGCGGGCGGGGCGGGGCAGTCGCGATCCCGCGGAACGGAACGTTCCTTGGCGCCTTGTTCGAGTCGCTGACCGCCCTGTCGGTGCGGGTCTTCGCCCAGGCAGCAGATGCTCGCGTCGCGCACCTGCGGACCCGCGACGGTGATCACGAGGTAGACCTGATCGTCGAACGCAACGACGGCCGGGTGCTAGCCATCGAGACGAAGCTGTCCGCGACGGTGAGCGACCGGGACGTCCGACACCTCCGCTGGCTCCGAAACGTCATCGGTGACCAACTCCTCGACGCCGCAGTCGTCACGACGGGCTCGCACGCCTACCGCCGCTCCGACGGGATAGCGGTCCTGCCCCTCGGCGTGCTCGGCCCCTGA
- a CDS encoding glycosyltransferase, with protein MRPVVWVTSEASPQPRSGGTIRTQRLLAALASATPVDLVVIGDEVDADALAAATGAASVRWFPTLRAPVNRPVAARHGWPVPTARCWHPAAVRLVRGLQAGRLTVVEHSALAPYRPLLGPYVFHLQNAEAARLASLPAPAGRWRRVERRWDIARMRRLERAAAGDPRARTVVVSEIDAALVGAGAATVIANGTDLPANPPPPPPGADPLFVGSLDYPPNRDGLAWFAEAVWPLLGPDRRPVTVVGRGGPAALGSLARHPALRVVGEVPDVGPHLAGAGCVVVPLHAGSGSRLKVLEALAWARPVVSTTKGVEGIPDAEGVLLADRPVDFAAALTRLRADPGLAGALGSGGRRVAERYAWPSLAARFVGVCAELPGG; from the coding sequence GTGCGGCCGGTCGTCTGGGTGACCTCCGAGGCGAGCCCCCAACCCCGCTCCGGCGGGACGATCCGCACCCAGCGGCTGCTCGCCGCGCTGGCCTCCGCGACCCCGGTCGACCTCGTCGTGATCGGCGACGAGGTCGACGCCGACGCCCTCGCCGCAGCCACCGGCGCCGCCTCGGTCCGCTGGTTCCCGACCCTGCGGGCCCCGGTCAACCGCCCGGTCGCCGCGCGACACGGCTGGCCCGTGCCGACCGCCCGCTGCTGGCACCCGGCCGCGGTCCGCCTGGTCCGCGGGCTTCAGGCCGGCCGGCTCACCGTCGTCGAGCACTCCGCGCTGGCCCCCTACCGGCCGCTGCTCGGTCCCTACGTCTTCCACCTACAGAACGCCGAGGCCGCCCGGCTGGCCAGCCTGCCGGCGCCGGCCGGCCGGTGGCGGCGGGTCGAGCGGCGCTGGGACATCGCCCGGATGCGCCGGCTCGAACGGGCCGCCGCCGGCGACCCGCGGGCCCGCACCGTCGTGGTCAGCGAGATCGACGCGGCACTGGTCGGGGCCGGGGCCGCCACGGTGATCGCGAACGGCACCGACCTTCCGGCGAACCCGCCGCCCCCGCCGCCGGGAGCGGATCCGCTGTTCGTCGGCAGCCTCGACTACCCGCCGAACCGCGACGGGCTGGCCTGGTTCGCCGAGGCGGTCTGGCCGCTGCTCGGGCCCGACCGGCGGCCGGTCACCGTCGTCGGCCGGGGCGGCCCGGCGGCCCTCGGCTCGCTGGCCCGCCATCCCGCGCTGCGGGTCGTCGGCGAGGTCCCCGACGTCGGGCCGCACCTCGCCGGCGCCGGGTGCGTCGTCGTGCCCCTGCACGCCGGTTCCGGCAGCCGGCTCAAGGTGCTCGAGGCGCTGGCCTGGGCCCGTCCGGTCGTGTCGACCACGAAGGGCGTCGAGGGGATCCCCGACGCCGAGGGGGTGCTGCTCGCCGACCGGCCGGTCGACTTCGCGGCGGCGCTGACCCGGCTGCGCGCCGACCCGGGGCTCGCCGGTGCGCTCGGCTCGGGGGGCCGGCGGGTCGCCGAACGCTACGCGTGGCCGAGCCTGGCCGCGCGCTTCGTCGGGGTGTGCGCCGAGCTGCCCGGCGGGTGA
- a CDS encoding glycosyltransferase — translation MAGSPTGPERASDGLAGVGVVVVAYASAATLPACLRALPVGRLHGVVVVDNASPDDTAAAVAGCGGVRVVRLARNVGFGAGAMAGAAALPDARLLCLLNPDARIDAANLEALVRYLDRRDGTGLVAPRLFAPDGTPLTSSGERATLASELRYALPRRLARFTPDRRHPPGRAASGPVGYVEGACLLVRADAFRAVGGFDPGFFLFFEELDLAERLRAAGHGVELCAGARAVHSEGASRAALPGAGRVHYVASTVRYLRRHRGRPAALAYRRIAGGWWYLAGLTGRLDRAETRAWRAALHLAPPAPARPGHPRVLLVAVEAPWPARTGAQRRLGALSRQLAGRADLAVLAAVRDPAALDPPGGFPVWAVRRSPSRWRSALAIAAALPGRRPLFAGFYRRRNVRTALRRALALHQPRVVLTHEIGGTAVCRGVVGPAMTVLDLHNAEHDLFADLPGLRWRVDAGRLRGWARRELPGYAAAAVVSAADADSYRRLAPAARLVLAPNGADLPERARPDPGGARLLLLGDLGYPPNAEGLAWLLRNVVPLLRQPVTIRHVGGGKPPPGSGVEAAGVVDDLTPEWAQAAMLLVPLRTGGGTRLKVLEAFAAGVPVVSTSVGVAGLDGAAARVADEPAAFAAAVDALLDEPGTRAALADAGRRLVEDRYTWDRTLRPLVDTVTDLAR, via the coding sequence GTGGCAGGCAGTCCCACCGGCCCGGAGCGGGCGAGCGACGGGCTGGCCGGGGTGGGCGTCGTCGTCGTCGCGTACGCCTCGGCCGCCACGCTGCCGGCCTGCCTGCGGGCGTTGCCGGTCGGCCGGTTGCACGGTGTCGTCGTCGTCGACAACGCCTCCCCCGACGACACCGCCGCGGCCGTCGCCGGGTGCGGCGGGGTGCGGGTCGTGCGGCTGGCCCGCAACGTCGGCTTCGGCGCCGGCGCGATGGCCGGCGCGGCGGCGCTGCCGGACGCCCGGCTGCTGTGCTTGCTCAACCCGGACGCCCGGATCGACGCCGCCAACCTCGAAGCGCTGGTGCGCTACCTCGACCGGCGCGACGGCACCGGGCTGGTCGCGCCCCGCCTGTTCGCCCCGGACGGGACCCCCCTGACCTCCTCCGGCGAGCGGGCCACGCTGGCCAGCGAGCTGCGTTACGCGCTGCCGCGCCGGCTGGCCCGGTTCACCCCGGACCGCCGCCACCCGCCGGGGCGGGCCGCCTCCGGTCCGGTCGGCTACGTCGAGGGGGCGTGCCTGCTCGTCCGGGCCGACGCGTTCCGCGCGGTCGGCGGCTTCGACCCGGGGTTCTTCCTGTTCTTCGAGGAGCTCGACCTGGCCGAGCGGCTGCGCGCGGCCGGGCACGGCGTCGAGCTGTGCGCCGGCGCCCGGGCGGTGCATTCGGAAGGCGCCAGCCGGGCGGCCCTGCCCGGCGCCGGTCGGGTGCACTACGTCGCCTCCACCGTCCGCTATCTGCGCCGGCACCGGGGACGGCCCGCCGCGCTCGCCTACCGGCGCATCGCCGGCGGCTGGTGGTATCTCGCCGGGCTGACCGGTCGGCTCGACCGGGCGGAGACCCGGGCCTGGCGGGCGGCGCTGCACCTCGCGCCCCCCGCCCCGGCCCGCCCTGGTCACCCCCGGGTGCTGCTCGTCGCCGTCGAAGCACCCTGGCCGGCCCGGACCGGAGCCCAGCGCCGGCTCGGCGCCCTCAGCCGCCAGCTCGCCGGACGCGCCGACCTGGCGGTGCTCGCCGCGGTGCGCGACCCCGCCGCGCTGGACCCGCCGGGCGGATTCCCGGTGTGGGCGGTCCGCCGCTCGCCGAGCCGCTGGCGCTCCGCGCTGGCGATCGCCGCGGCGCTGCCGGGGCGCCGGCCGCTGTTCGCCGGGTTCTACCGGCGACGCAACGTGCGGACCGCGCTGCGCCGGGCCCTGGCGCTGCACCAGCCGCGGGTCGTGCTCACCCACGAGATCGGCGGCACCGCGGTGTGCCGCGGCGTGGTCGGACCGGCAATGACCGTGCTCGACCTGCACAACGCCGAGCACGACCTGTTCGCCGACCTGCCCGGCCTGCGCTGGCGGGTCGACGCCGGGCGGCTGCGCGGCTGGGCCCGCCGCGAGCTGCCCGGCTACGCCGCCGCGGCGGTGGTCTCCGCGGCCGACGCGGACAGCTACCGCCGGCTCGCCCCGGCCGCCCGGCTGGTGCTCGCGCCGAACGGCGCCGACCTGCCGGAGCGCGCGCGACCGGACCCGGGGGGCGCCCGGCTGCTGCTCCTCGGGGATCTCGGCTACCCGCCGAACGCGGAGGGGCTCGCCTGGCTGCTGCGTAACGTGGTCCCGCTGCTCCGCCAGCCGGTGACGATCCGCCACGTCGGCGGCGGCAAGCCGCCGCCCGGTTCGGGTGTCGAGGCGGCCGGTGTCGTCGACGACCTCACCCCGGAGTGGGCGCAGGCGGCGATGCTGCTGGTGCCGCTGCGCACCGGGGGCGGCACCCGGCTCAAGGTGCTCGAGGCGTTCGCGGCCGGCGTGCCGGTGGTCTCGACGAGCGTCGGCGTCGCCGGGCTCGACGGCGCGGCGGCCAGGGTGGCCGACGAGCCGGCCGCTTTCGCCGCGGCCGTCGACGCCCTGCTCGACGAGCCGGGGACCCGGGCGGCGCTCGCCGACGCCGGCCGCCGGCTGGTCGAAGACCGCTACACCTGGGACCGGACGCTGCGCCCGCTGGTCGACACCGTCACCGATCTCGCCCGCTGA
- a CDS encoding helix-turn-helix transcriptional regulator yields the protein MGPSRLEASQRLAGNLLRLARLRRGLTQRQLADLASVPQSTIGRIETYRQQPTLPLLAKLLAAADLELRTRIEDYDRHDDVLDAELARMSEAQRRRLRRAQDRFAAAR from the coding sequence ATGGGTCCCAGCCGGCTGGAGGCGAGTCAGCGGTTAGCCGGCAACTTGCTGCGGCTGGCCCGGCTGCGCCGCGGATTGACCCAGCGGCAGCTCGCGGATCTCGCCAGCGTGCCGCAGTCCACGATCGGGCGGATCGAGACCTACCGGCAGCAGCCGACCCTGCCGTTGCTGGCCAAGTTGTTGGCGGCGGCGGATCTGGAGTTGCGGACCCGGATCGAGGACTACGACCGCCACGACGACGTGTTGGACGCGGAGCTGGCCCGGATGAGCGAGGCGCAGCGTCGTCGGCTGCGTCGGGCGCAGGACCGGTTCGCCGCGGCCCGGTAG